In the Bradyrhizobium guangzhouense genome, one interval contains:
- a CDS encoding M20/M25/M40 family metallo-hydrolase: MPRLHSAPSLAGSLIASLWLACAAGLAHAEAMADLQALAQKEQQPLLDTLRDLVNIETGSRDIEGLNVIAGRVADQLKQLGGEVEILQPTDIYRLDDTPEKIGPAVHATFKGTGTKKIMLIAHMDTVYLKGMLKDQPFRIDGDKAYGLGIADDKQGVALILHTVAMLQKLNFRDYGTLTVLTNSDEEISSPGWRSTITKFASDQDVVFSFEGGGTDGSVRLATSGIGSAYLTVTGKSSHAGARPEGGINALYELSHQLLQMKDLSKPEQGLKLNWTVAKAGTNRNVIPAQATAQADARALKVADFDELEKTLQEKIRDRLLPDSKVAMKFEVRRPPLEANDASRRVAAYAKTIYQELGMSMNVAEKATGGGTDAAFAALKTSGAVVEGMGLSGFGAHSNDAEYVKLDSIVPRLYLTTRMIMDLSTGKLK; encoded by the coding sequence ATGCCCCGATTGCACTCTGCTCCCTCGCTCGCCGGTTCTCTGATCGCCTCGCTGTGGCTCGCCTGTGCCGCGGGACTGGCGCATGCCGAGGCGATGGCCGACCTCCAGGCGCTGGCGCAGAAGGAGCAGCAACCGCTGCTCGACACCCTGCGCGATCTCGTCAACATCGAAACCGGCAGCCGGGACATCGAGGGCCTCAACGTGATCGCAGGGCGCGTCGCCGACCAGCTCAAGCAGCTCGGCGGCGAGGTGGAGATCCTGCAACCCACCGACATCTATCGGCTCGACGACACGCCCGAGAAGATCGGACCTGCCGTGCACGCCACCTTCAAGGGCACCGGCACCAAGAAGATCATGCTGATCGCCCACATGGACACCGTCTATCTGAAGGGCATGCTGAAGGACCAGCCGTTCCGCATCGACGGCGACAAGGCCTATGGCCTGGGCATCGCCGACGACAAGCAGGGCGTCGCGCTCATTCTCCACACCGTCGCGATGCTGCAGAAGCTGAACTTTAGGGATTACGGCACGCTCACGGTGCTCACCAATAGCGACGAGGAGATTTCTTCGCCCGGCTGGCGCAGCACCATCACCAAATTCGCCTCCGACCAGGACGTCGTCTTTTCGTTCGAAGGCGGCGGCACCGATGGCTCGGTCCGACTCGCAACCAGCGGCATCGGTTCGGCCTATCTGACCGTGACAGGCAAGTCGTCGCATGCCGGCGCCAGGCCCGAGGGCGGCATCAACGCGCTCTACGAGCTCTCGCACCAGCTGCTGCAGATGAAGGATCTGTCGAAGCCCGAGCAGGGCCTGAAGCTGAACTGGACCGTCGCGAAGGCCGGAACCAACCGCAACGTGATCCCGGCCCAAGCCACGGCCCAGGCCGATGCGCGCGCGCTCAAGGTCGCCGATTTCGACGAACTGGAGAAGACCCTCCAGGAGAAGATTAGGGATCGGCTGCTGCCGGACTCCAAGGTCGCGATGAAATTCGAAGTGCGCCGCCCGCCGCTCGAGGCCAACGACGCCTCGCGCCGCGTGGCGGCCTATGCCAAGACGATCTATCAGGAGCTTGGAATGTCCATGAACGTCGCCGAGAAGGCGACCGGCGGCGGCACCGACGCCGCCTTTGCCGCGCTCAAGACCAGCGGTGCCGTGGTCGAAGGCATGGGCCTGTCGGGCTTCGGCGCGCATTCCAACGATGCGGAATATGTCAAGCTCGACAGCATCGTGCCGCGCCTTTACCTGACGACGCGCATGATCATGGATCTGTCGACCGGCAAGCTGAAATAG
- a CDS encoding sensor histidine kinase, giving the protein MAWGGFQIGSLTGSKVRAPSFKSLISRIVFLHIIAVAVVAIFLPLVLFWLLNSEIDQLHRAAMRTQAETLAERIAIGPDGKVTFNLPESLRGLYSEAYGRYQYDIRDERGRLLFSSHKKTGDARSDTISGAEVRQTIDGTTVRIRVGEDLSHRDVITDDIVSNFFRRVGWITIPILLILLAIDIIIFRRAIAPLWKASEEASNIGPSRTDIRLPTEQIPREIVPLVTAVNQALDRLEDGFRVQRQFTADAAHQLRTPLAILRTRIETLGNSAVRQLLHDDIEGMSRIVAQLLEIAELDTLVIDPGETADLRAVCAEVVGAIAPLAIAQHKDIALKGAEAPVLIHGNSEMLQRAVFNLAENAIKFTAKETSVDVEVGDDGSVRVRDHGPGVTEEERDLIFQRFWRRDRQRSDGAGLGLSIVRGVADDHAATVAVDNLPGGGAEFTLRFRLAEARA; this is encoded by the coding sequence GTGGCTTGGGGTGGATTCCAGATCGGGTCCCTGACCGGATCAAAGGTCCGGGCCCCGTCGTTCAAATCGCTGATCTCGCGCATCGTGTTCTTGCATATCATCGCAGTCGCGGTGGTGGCGATCTTCCTGCCGCTGGTGCTGTTCTGGCTGCTCAACTCCGAGATCGACCAACTGCATCGGGCGGCGATGCGGACCCAGGCCGAGACGCTCGCCGAACGTATCGCCATCGGGCCAGACGGCAAGGTGACGTTCAATCTGCCGGAGAGCCTGCGAGGCCTCTATTCGGAAGCCTATGGCCGCTACCAGTATGACATCCGCGATGAACGCGGCCGTCTGCTGTTCTCGTCGCACAAGAAGACCGGTGATGCGAGGTCGGATACGATTTCGGGCGCCGAAGTCAGGCAGACAATCGACGGCACCACCGTTCGCATTCGCGTGGGAGAAGATCTGTCCCATCGCGACGTCATCACCGACGATATCGTGTCCAACTTCTTCCGCCGCGTCGGCTGGATCACCATTCCCATTCTTCTGATCCTGCTCGCCATCGACATCATCATCTTCCGCCGCGCGATCGCGCCGCTGTGGAAGGCCTCGGAAGAGGCCAGCAATATCGGCCCGTCGCGCACGGACATCCGTCTGCCGACGGAGCAGATTCCGCGCGAGATCGTGCCGCTGGTCACCGCCGTGAACCAGGCCCTCGACCGCCTCGAGGACGGCTTTCGCGTGCAGCGCCAGTTCACCGCCGACGCGGCCCATCAGTTGCGGACGCCGCTCGCGATCCTGCGCACGCGGATCGAGACGCTCGGCAACAGTGCTGTCAGGCAGCTGCTGCATGACGACATCGAGGGCATGAGCCGGATCGTCGCCCAGCTCCTCGAGATCGCCGAGCTCGACACCCTGGTGATCGATCCCGGTGAGACAGCCGACTTGCGCGCCGTCTGCGCCGAGGTGGTCGGCGCGATCGCGCCCTTGGCGATTGCGCAGCACAAGGACATCGCGCTCAAGGGCGCCGAGGCCCCCGTGCTGATCCACGGCAATTCGGAGATGCTCCAGCGCGCGGTCTTCAACCTTGCCGAAAACGCCATCAAGTTCACCGCGAAGGAGACGTCCGTCGACGTTGAAGTCGGCGACGATGGTTCGGTGCGTGTGCGCGATCATGGCCCCGGCGTGACCGAAGAAGAGCGCGATCTGATCTTCCAGCGCTTCTGGCGCAGGGATCGCCAGCGCAGCGACGGTGCGGGCCTCGGCCTCTCGATCGTCCGCGGCGTCGCCGACGATCATGCCGCAACGGTTGCGGTGGACAATCTTCCCGGCGGCGGCGCCGAGTTCACGTTGCGGTTCAGGCTGGCGGAGGCGAGGGCCTGA
- a CDS encoding response regulator transcription factor, whose protein sequence is MRLLIVEDNAELSRLVANGLAAAGYESDIVGSAEEARGAVHNVSYAAMILDLGLPDGDGLSVLRELRRQMEPLPVLVLTARGGVQDRVNGLRSGADDYLAKPFAMEELVARLEAILRRPGQLLGRSLRLANLVYDTESRQIFIDDKPRIISSRETSVLEILLRRQGRVVPKKNVEDHIFGLEGEVASNAVEVYVSRLRKQLTEHGAKVLIHTIRGVGYMMAEEK, encoded by the coding sequence ATGCGCCTGCTGATCGTCGAGGACAATGCCGAGCTGTCACGGCTCGTGGCCAATGGGCTGGCGGCGGCCGGTTATGAGAGCGATATCGTCGGCAGTGCCGAGGAGGCTCGCGGGGCGGTGCACAATGTCAGCTATGCCGCGATGATCCTCGATCTCGGCCTGCCCGACGGCGACGGCCTGTCGGTGCTGCGCGAATTGCGGCGGCAGATGGAGCCGCTGCCGGTGCTGGTGCTGACCGCGCGCGGCGGCGTGCAGGACCGCGTCAACGGCCTGCGCAGCGGCGCCGACGACTATCTGGCAAAGCCGTTCGCGATGGAGGAGCTGGTGGCGCGGCTGGAGGCGATCCTGCGGCGCCCGGGACAATTGCTCGGCCGTTCATTGCGGCTCGCCAATCTCGTCTACGATACCGAGAGCCGCCAGATTTTCATCGACGACAAGCCGCGGATCATCTCCTCGCGCGAGACCTCGGTGCTGGAGATCCTGCTGCGCCGGCAGGGGCGGGTGGTGCCGAAGAAGAACGTCGAGGATCACATTTTCGGGCTGGAGGGCGAGGTCGCCTCCAATGCGGTCGAGGTCTATGTCTCGCGCCTGCGCAAGCAGCTTACCGAGCATGGCGCCAAGGTCCTGATCCATACCATCCGTGGCGTCGGCTACATGATGGCCGAGGAGAAATAG
- a CDS encoding TRAP transporter substrate-binding protein: protein MKRRDFIKVTGLAAAGAATLASPAIAQSMPEIKWRMPTSWPKSLDTLYGGAEMMCKMVAEATDNKFQIQPFAAGEIVPGLQVLDAVQNATCEIGHTASYYYFGKDPTFTFGSSVPFGPNMRVNQAWYMLGGGKDILNDFYKSYNVTSLLAGNTGCQMGGWFRKEVNTVEDLQGLKFRIGGFAGRVLLKLGVVPQQLAGGDIYPALEKGTIDGAEWVGPYDDEKLGFYKIAPHYYYPGWWEGGPMLLAFVNLDKWNALPKYYQSVLTQAGHYSNNYMMARYDQANPLALRKLLANGTKLHAFSPPIMDACYKAAKELHDEVSATNPNFKKVYESLTKFSNESYAWFQVAEVGYDIFMARHSQS from the coding sequence ATGAAAAGACGAGACTTCATCAAGGTCACTGGACTTGCTGCGGCTGGGGCCGCCACGCTCGCTTCTCCCGCGATTGCGCAGTCGATGCCGGAGATCAAATGGCGCATGCCGACGAGCTGGCCGAAATCGCTCGACACGCTCTATGGCGGCGCCGAGATGATGTGCAAGATGGTGGCGGAGGCGACCGACAACAAATTCCAGATCCAGCCTTTTGCAGCCGGCGAGATCGTGCCGGGCCTCCAGGTGCTGGACGCGGTGCAGAACGCCACCTGCGAGATCGGCCACACCGCATCCTACTATTATTTCGGGAAGGATCCGACCTTCACCTTCGGCTCGTCGGTGCCGTTCGGTCCGAACATGCGCGTCAACCAGGCCTGGTACATGCTGGGTGGGGGCAAGGACATCCTCAACGACTTCTACAAGAGCTACAACGTCACCTCGCTGCTCGCCGGCAACACCGGCTGCCAGATGGGCGGCTGGTTCAGGAAAGAGGTCAACACCGTCGAGGATCTCCAGGGCCTCAAATTTCGCATCGGTGGCTTCGCCGGCCGCGTGCTGCTGAAGCTCGGCGTGGTGCCGCAACAGCTTGCCGGCGGCGACATCTATCCGGCGCTGGAGAAGGGCACCATCGATGGTGCCGAATGGGTCGGCCCCTATGACGACGAGAAGCTCGGCTTCTACAAGATCGCGCCGCACTACTATTATCCCGGCTGGTGGGAAGGCGGTCCGATGCTGCTCGCCTTCGTCAATCTCGACAAATGGAACGCGCTGCCGAAATATTATCAAAGCGTGCTCACGCAGGCCGGCCACTACTCCAACAACTACATGATGGCGCGCTACGACCAGGCCAATCCGCTGGCGTTGCGCAAGTTGCTCGCCAACGGCACCAAGCTGCACGCCTTCTCGCCGCCGATCATGGACGCCTGCTACAAGGCGGCGAAGGAGCTGCACGACGAGGTCTCGGCGACCAATCCCAATTTCAAGAAGGTCTACGAGTCCCTCACCAAATTCTCCAACGAGAGCTATGCCTGGTTCCAGGTCGCAGAAGTCGGTTACGACATCTTCATGGCGCGTCACTCGCAGAGCTGA
- a CDS encoding sigma-70 family RNA polymerase sigma factor: MSNDMTRPHPTTAAATSPRGSHTFEQLAEPFRRGLKLHCYRMMGSISEAEDLVQETYLRAWRNFDRFEERGSFRAWLFRIATNVCLDALASRTQQRRFLPDRRFPPDDRMPDGIPADEVAWIDPYPDSELEGVLDGTPNPEARYAAREAVQLAFVAAIQQLPPRQRAALLLCDVLGWKVSEVATLLGGSTTSINSALQRARTTTERGRRQETVAGAEPDAAQKILLGRYVKAWEALDLDGFVALLKEDATYTMPPMSQWYAGRQSIRAFFKWAWKDYEGYRLLTTAANGQPAFAAYARAGEEWRAHSIQVLSLGHESVSSLTLFVRPSSPRLFSAFGLPVTLEG, from the coding sequence ATGTCGAATGACATGACCCGTCCGCATCCGACAACGGCTGCAGCGACCTCGCCGCGGGGGAGCCACACATTCGAGCAACTCGCCGAGCCTTTCCGGCGTGGGCTCAAATTGCACTGCTACAGGATGATGGGCTCGATTTCTGAGGCCGAGGACCTGGTTCAGGAGACCTATCTGCGCGCCTGGCGCAATTTCGATCGCTTCGAGGAACGCGGGTCCTTTCGTGCCTGGCTATTCCGGATCGCAACGAATGTCTGTCTCGATGCGCTGGCCAGCCGAACACAGCAGCGGCGGTTCTTGCCCGATCGCCGATTTCCGCCTGATGATCGGATGCCGGACGGCATACCGGCGGACGAGGTCGCATGGATCGATCCCTACCCGGATTCCGAGCTCGAGGGTGTACTCGACGGGACCCCGAACCCGGAGGCGCGTTACGCTGCGCGTGAAGCGGTCCAGCTTGCCTTCGTTGCCGCGATCCAGCAGCTTCCGCCGCGCCAGCGGGCTGCGCTCTTGCTGTGCGACGTGCTGGGCTGGAAAGTGTCAGAAGTTGCCACCCTGCTGGGCGGCTCGACGACCTCGATCAACAGCGCCCTGCAGCGTGCGCGGACGACGACCGAAAGAGGACGTCGTCAGGAGACCGTTGCAGGTGCGGAGCCCGACGCGGCGCAGAAGATACTCCTTGGTCGGTACGTGAAGGCGTGGGAAGCGCTCGATCTCGATGGCTTCGTGGCCCTTCTGAAGGAGGACGCCACTTACACCATGCCGCCGATGTCGCAGTGGTATGCGGGGCGTCAATCAATTCGCGCGTTCTTCAAATGGGCGTGGAAAGACTATGAGGGCTATCGTCTGTTGACGACCGCGGCTAACGGACAGCCGGCGTTCGCCGCCTATGCCCGCGCCGGCGAGGAGTGGAGGGCGCATTCCATCCAGGTGCTCTCCCTCGGGCACGAGTCGGTCTCCAGCCTGACCCTGTTTGTGAGACCTTCCAGCCCGCGTCTGTTCAGCGCGTTTGGCCTGCCGGTGACGCTGGAAGGATAG
- a CDS encoding SDR family NAD(P)-dependent oxidoreductase → MIVVGGSRGVGRRLVEEAHRHGAEVLALARQPGVLQELARSLPGLETMSLDATDPEAPPKLFDAMVPDILVICAGTHPSLAPLHEQSWQQFAVNWESDVKIAFHFCKAALTRPLPEGTRIVLVSSGAALAGSPLTGGYAGSKRTQLFIANYSQKESDRLGLGLRFLAIAPRILAGTELGESAIAGYSDYLGISADDFIRSMASPPTAAHAAEAIIELAASDKPEGSVFVVSGNCLETVQL, encoded by the coding sequence ATGATCGTCGTCGGCGGTAGTCGAGGCGTGGGACGGCGTCTGGTCGAGGAGGCGCACCGCCATGGCGCAGAGGTGCTTGCGCTCGCGCGTCAACCCGGCGTCCTCCAAGAGCTGGCCCGGAGCCTGCCGGGCCTGGAAACGATGTCGCTCGATGCGACGGATCCCGAAGCCCCGCCGAAGCTGTTTGACGCGATGGTGCCCGATATCCTGGTCATTTGCGCAGGCACGCATCCCTCTTTGGCGCCTCTGCATGAGCAGAGCTGGCAACAGTTCGCGGTAAATTGGGAGAGTGACGTCAAGATCGCGTTTCATTTCTGCAAGGCAGCACTGACCCGGCCGTTGCCGGAGGGCACAAGGATCGTTCTTGTCTCCAGCGGAGCGGCCCTTGCGGGCTCGCCTCTGACGGGCGGCTATGCCGGGTCCAAGCGCACACAGCTCTTCATCGCGAATTACAGCCAGAAGGAATCGGATCGTCTCGGGCTTGGACTACGATTTCTCGCGATCGCTCCCCGCATCCTGGCCGGGACCGAGCTCGGGGAGAGCGCAATTGCCGGGTACTCCGATTATCTCGGCATATCGGCGGACGACTTCATTCGCAGCATGGCCTCTCCGCCAACGGCAGCTCACGCTGCGGAGGCGATCATCGAGCTGGCCGCCAGCGACAAGCCCGAGGGCAGCGTCTTCGTGGTCTCGGGGAACTGTCTCGAAACCGTGCAGTTATGA
- a CDS encoding SDR family oxidoreductase — MKLTGRTILITGGTAGIGLAFALKFAELGNQVIVTGRRQRLIEDVKRRYPKLHAIQSDVADPDQIRALATRMAAEFPRLDVLMNNAGISLYKNLKGTATDLAGLTKELEVNAGGVIRVTSAFMDLLKANKGTLINVSSALAFVPLPCIPIYCATKAAIHSYTQSLRFQLEETGVEVIELMPPAVKTDMTADLRDGDGITMITTDELVKQSFKSLRKGTLEIRPGQSSQLALMRRIAPDFINAQLWKASRKLVPAAV; from the coding sequence ATGAAACTCACCGGTCGCACCATCCTCATCACGGGAGGTACCGCGGGCATCGGTCTCGCGTTTGCACTCAAATTCGCCGAACTCGGCAATCAGGTCATTGTCACGGGCCGCCGTCAGCGGCTGATCGAAGACGTCAAGCGGAGGTATCCAAAGCTCCACGCGATTCAGAGCGACGTCGCTGACCCCGATCAAATCCGCGCCCTCGCGACGCGCATGGCGGCGGAGTTTCCGCGACTCGATGTCCTGATGAACAACGCCGGCATCAGCCTTTACAAGAACCTCAAGGGGACAGCCACGGATCTGGCCGGCCTCACCAAGGAGTTGGAGGTCAACGCAGGTGGCGTCATTCGCGTGACCTCTGCCTTCATGGACCTTCTCAAGGCCAACAAGGGCACGCTGATCAACGTGTCGTCCGCACTGGCCTTCGTGCCGTTGCCCTGCATTCCGATCTATTGCGCCACGAAGGCGGCCATCCATTCCTACACCCAGTCGCTCCGCTTCCAACTCGAGGAGACTGGCGTTGAGGTCATCGAACTCATGCCGCCGGCGGTCAAGACCGATATGACCGCCGACCTGCGCGACGGTGACGGCATCACCATGATCACGACCGACGAACTGGTGAAACAGTCGTTCAAGTCGCTGCGCAAGGGCACTCTCGAGATTCGGCCGGGCCAGTCCAGCCAGTTGGCACTCATGCGGCGCATTGCGCCCGATTTCATCAACGCGCAGCTCTGGAAAGCCTCCAGGAAGCTCGTTCCCGCTGCTGTTTGA
- a CDS encoding nuclear transport factor 2 family protein → MDDANIAGRDDLEAIERTLLDYIEGFYDGDEARMERALHPELAKRIAYVDAASGRGTVAEMSALALTKLTRQKADRPTPTAERQQDIVVFDICNNAASARVTASTWIDYLHLSRLNGRWVIVNVLWEMKAGHPFKPYW, encoded by the coding sequence ATGGACGACGCCAATATCGCAGGACGGGACGACCTTGAGGCAATAGAGCGGACGCTGCTCGACTATATCGAAGGGTTCTACGATGGCGATGAGGCGCGCATGGAACGTGCGCTTCATCCCGAGCTCGCCAAGCGCATCGCTTACGTCGACGCCGCATCCGGGCGTGGTACCGTCGCCGAGATGAGCGCGCTTGCCCTCACAAAGCTGACGCGGCAGAAGGCTGACCGTCCGACGCCGACGGCGGAACGCCAGCAGGACATCGTCGTCTTCGACATCTGCAACAATGCCGCCAGTGCCAGGGTGACCGCATCGACCTGGATCGACTACCTACACCTGTCGCGCCTCAACGGCCGCTGGGTGATTGTGAATGTCCTGTGGGAGATGAAGGCCGGACATCCCTTCAAACCTTACTGGTAA
- a CDS encoding TRAP transporter substrate-binding protein, whose product MKRRDFLKVSAAGAAASAAVASPAIAQSSPEIKWRMTSSFPKSLDTIYGGGEQVAKYVAEMTDNKFQIQVFAAGEVVPGLQALDATSNGTVEMSHTVSYYYVGKDPTWAIYASVPFGLNARQQNSWWYQGGGEQLGNEFFKKSNVIGFACGNTGTQMGGWFRKEIKTVADLSGLKFRIGGIAGQVLQKVGVVPQQLAGGDIYPALEKGTIDAAEWVGPYDDEKLGFAKVAKYYYYPGFWEGGPMVHAFANLDKWNSLPKNYQAILTNATANANSWMAARYDMQNPAALKRLVAGGTQLRPFTNEVLEACLKATNELWAEISAKNADFKKSIDAMQAYRSDEYLWWQVAEYTYDSFMIRSRTRG is encoded by the coding sequence ATGAAGCGTCGTGATTTTCTGAAAGTGTCGGCAGCAGGCGCAGCGGCATCAGCCGCGGTCGCCTCGCCGGCGATTGCGCAATCCTCGCCCGAGATCAAGTGGCGCATGACGTCGAGCTTCCCGAAGTCGCTCGACACCATCTATGGCGGCGGTGAGCAGGTGGCCAAGTACGTCGCCGAGATGACCGACAACAAGTTCCAGATCCAGGTGTTCGCCGCTGGCGAAGTTGTGCCCGGCCTGCAGGCGCTCGACGCGACCTCGAACGGCACGGTCGAGATGAGCCATACCGTCTCCTACTACTATGTCGGCAAGGACCCGACCTGGGCGATCTACGCCTCGGTGCCGTTCGGCCTCAACGCGCGCCAGCAGAACTCCTGGTGGTACCAGGGCGGCGGCGAGCAACTGGGCAATGAGTTCTTCAAGAAGTCGAACGTGATCGGCTTCGCCTGCGGCAACACCGGCACCCAGATGGGCGGCTGGTTCCGCAAGGAGATCAAGACCGTTGCCGATCTCTCCGGCCTGAAATTCCGCATCGGCGGCATCGCAGGCCAGGTGCTCCAGAAGGTCGGCGTGGTGCCGCAGCAGCTCGCCGGCGGCGACATCTATCCGGCGCTGGAGAAGGGCACCATCGACGCGGCCGAGTGGGTCGGCCCCTACGATGACGAGAAGCTCGGCTTCGCCAAGGTCGCCAAGTACTACTATTACCCGGGCTTCTGGGAGGGCGGTCCGATGGTCCACGCCTTCGCCAACCTCGACAAGTGGAATTCGCTGCCGAAGAACTACCAGGCGATCCTCACCAATGCGACGGCCAACGCCAACAGCTGGATGGCCGCGCGCTACGACATGCAGAACCCGGCTGCGCTGAAGCGTCTTGTCGCCGGCGGCACGCAGCTGCGTCCCTTCACCAACGAAGTGCTGGAGGCCTGCCTCAAGGCGACCAACGAGCTGTGGGCAGAGATCTCGGCCAAGAACGCCGACTTCAAGAAGTCGATCGACGCGATGCAGGCCTACCGCTCCGACGAATATCTGTGGTGGCAGGTCGCCGAGTACACCTACGACAGCTTCATGATCCGCTCGCGCACCCGCGGCTGA
- a CDS encoding Mrp/NBP35 family ATP-binding protein, with the protein MSVTQQQVLDSLAKIKSPRGVALTNANVLSAISASDGKVFFSINVDAAEARAWESIRAEAEAAVRGLPGVTTVMVALTAERKAGAAPPPPPSRGTPGVQPVHAHKPPPQGGAQSPMARQSEIPGVAAVIAVASGKGGVGKSTTALNLALGLRDLGLKVGLLDADIYGPSVPRLTGLHQKPELDGERKMIPLRRFGLAIMSIGFLVEEETAMIWRGPMVMSAVTQMLRDVAWGTLDVLVVDMPPGTGDAQLTLAQNVPLKGAVIVSTPQDLSLIDARRGLAMFKKVNVPVLGIVENMSYFQCPHCGTKSDIFGHGGARHEAEKLGVPFLGEIPLHMAIRATSDAGNPVVDSEPDGPHAAIYRAIAGQVRDQLKSAISAA; encoded by the coding sequence TTGAGCGTGACGCAGCAACAGGTCCTCGACAGCCTCGCCAAGATCAAGTCGCCCCGCGGGGTCGCGCTCACCAATGCCAATGTGCTGAGCGCGATCAGTGCGTCCGACGGCAAGGTGTTCTTCTCGATCAACGTCGATGCCGCCGAGGCGCGGGCCTGGGAATCCATCCGGGCCGAGGCCGAGGCGGCCGTGCGCGGCCTTCCAGGCGTCACCACCGTGATGGTCGCGCTGACTGCCGAGCGCAAGGCGGGCGCCGCACCGCCACCGCCGCCGAGCCGCGGCACGCCTGGCGTGCAACCGGTCCACGCCCACAAGCCGCCGCCACAGGGCGGCGCGCAATCGCCGATGGCGCGGCAGTCCGAAATTCCGGGCGTTGCTGCCGTGATCGCGGTCGCCTCCGGCAAGGGCGGCGTCGGCAAGTCGACCACCGCGCTCAACCTGGCGCTCGGCTTGCGCGACCTCGGCCTCAAGGTCGGGCTGCTCGATGCCGACATCTACGGCCCCTCGGTGCCGCGGCTGACCGGCCTGCACCAGAAGCCGGAGCTGGACGGCGAGCGCAAGATGATTCCGCTGCGGCGCTTCGGCCTCGCCATCATGTCGATCGGCTTCCTGGTCGAGGAAGAGACCGCGATGATCTGGCGCGGCCCGATGGTGATGTCGGCGGTGACGCAGATGCTGCGCGACGTCGCATGGGGCACGCTCGACGTGCTCGTCGTCGACATGCCGCCGGGCACCGGCGATGCCCAGCTCACGCTGGCGCAGAACGTGCCGCTGAAGGGCGCCGTGATCGTCTCGACCCCGCAGGACCTGTCGCTGATCGACGCGCGGCGGGGGCTCGCCATGTTCAAGAAGGTCAACGTGCCCGTGCTCGGCATCGTCGAGAACATGAGCTACTTTCAGTGCCCGCATTGCGGCACGAAATCCGACATCTTCGGCCACGGTGGCGCGCGCCACGAGGCGGAGAAGCTCGGAGTACCGTTCCTGGGCGAGATCCCGCTGCACATGGCGATTCGCGCGACATCCGACGCCGGCAATCCCGTCGTGGACAGCGAGCCCGACGGCCCCCATGCGGCGATCTATCGCGCCATTGCGGGACAGGTCCGGGACCAGCTCAAGAGCGCGATTTCCGCGGCCTGA
- a CDS encoding VOC family protein produces MAAGSGSVSVGVLDHFNIRTRNLAETVRFYEDVLGLEKGPRPNFAFPGAWMYSEGKPVVHLVDISPTSEPQKPDSGVVHHVAFVSRGFDGMKQRLASKGMTFDSRQVPGGDLWQIFVHDPNGVMIELNYEAALEQGAAPAEMADDIGRQ; encoded by the coding sequence ATGGCAGCAGGCTCGGGCAGCGTGAGCGTTGGCGTCCTCGATCATTTCAACATCCGGACCCGGAATCTGGCCGAGACTGTCCGCTTTTACGAGGACGTGCTGGGCCTCGAAAAAGGACCCCGGCCGAATTTCGCCTTCCCGGGAGCCTGGATGTACAGCGAGGGCAAGCCGGTGGTGCACCTCGTCGATATTTCCCCGACCTCCGAGCCGCAAAAGCCGGATTCCGGCGTGGTCCACCACGTCGCCTTCGTCAGCCGCGGCTTCGACGGCATGAAGCAGCGCTTGGCCTCCAAGGGCATGACATTCGATTCCCGCCAGGTGCCCGGCGGCGACCTCTGGCAGATCTTCGTCCACGACCCCAACGGGGTCATGATCGAGCTCAATTACGAGGCGGCCCTGGAGCAGGGAGCCGCGCCCGCCGAGATGGCTGACGATATCGGCAGGCAGTAG